The nucleotide window TGCTGCATGCTCAAGCAGGAACTCAGCCGGACCGTTTAGATTTTTTTGATTTTTTCCGTGATTTTTTGGGATCTCCGGCTTCATGGGTCAGAATCATCTGCCTGAGGCCTTCGGTGTCTTTGGGATCCAGAAGAATCTGGGCATATTCCTGGGGGGTGACCGGTTGAATGAGAATTTCTTCATTAATCAATGCCTGGATCTGATTCAGCCGTGTTTTTTCATTGGGGCTGCAAAATGAAAACGCCTGACCCTTGCGCGTGCCCCGGCCGGTCCGGCCCACCCGGTGCACATAGTTTTCCGGATTGTCCGGCAGATCATAGTTGATCACATAATCCAGATTGGGAATATCGATGCCCCGGGCCGACACATCCGTGGCAATGAGAATGCGTTCTTCTCCGGCCTTGAACCGGGCCAGGACCCGGGTACGTTCCGCCTGATCCTTGTCCCCGTGAAGGGTGGCCGAAGCAATGTGATCCCTGTCAAGCGCCCTGGCCACCCGTTCCGCTCTGACTTTGGTTCTGACAAACACCAGGATGCGTTCGTTTTCATGATCCCGGATAAACCGCCGCAGAAAAAACCGCTTGTCATCCATCTCCATTTCCACCACCCAGTGGGACACATTTCTGGATACCGGAGAGTCCGGTGCAATCTGAATCCGAATGGCCGAAGTTCTTACCTGGGAAAACGCCAGTTTCTTGATTTCTTTGTCAATGGTGGCGGAAAAAAACAGGGTCTGGTGCCGCCGGGGCAGTTTTTTCTTGACGGCCTGGATATCTTCCAGAAACCCTTTGGCCAGCATCCGGTCCGCTTCATCCAGCACCAGGGTGTTCACCCGGGACAGGGAGATGGCGCCCTGGCTGATGAGGTCAAACATCCGACCCGGCGTTGCCACCAGCACATCAATGCCGTCTTGCAGCCGGACGATCTGACGGTCCTGGTCCACGCCGCCGAAAACCGCAAACGGATTCACCCGGGTATGGCTGGACAGGGTATTGAATACCGCGCCGATCTGACCGGCCAACTCCCTTGTGGGAACCATGACAACACACTGGATCCCGGCACGGGCTCTGGATTGTTTGGACTTATGGATCCGATCGATAACGGGAATGGCAAAGGCAGCGGTTTTT belongs to Desulfotignum phosphitoxidans DSM 13687 and includes:
- a CDS encoding DEAD/DEAH box helicase; the encoded protein is MKFENYPIAAAIKRNLAAAGFKRPTDIQFKAIPCILKGEDVLAVAQTGTGKTAAFAIPVIDRIHKSKQSRARAGIQCVVMVPTRELAGQIGAVFNTLSSHTRVNPFAVFGGVDQDRQIVRLQDGIDVLVATPGRMFDLISQGAISLSRVNTLVLDEADRMLAKGFLEDIQAVKKKLPRRHQTLFFSATIDKEIKKLAFSQVRTSAIRIQIAPDSPVSRNVSHWVVEMEMDDKRFFLRRFIRDHENERILVFVRTKVRAERVARALDRDHIASATLHGDKDQAERTRVLARFKAGEERILIATDVSARGIDIPNLDYVINYDLPDNPENYVHRVGRTGRGTRKGQAFSFCSPNEKTRLNQIQALINEEILIQPVTPQEYAQILLDPKDTEGLRQMILTHEAGDPKKSRKKSKKSKRSG